From a single Macrobrachium rosenbergii isolate ZJJX-2024 chromosome 59, ASM4041242v1, whole genome shotgun sequence genomic region:
- the LOC136837671 gene encoding uncharacterized protein, which yields MGHNTEWVDTTQANTSASYSRQVPLGERECFVVVTAGMANGFVEGSYLCYPARSNEGDCHREMNSGLFHQWLTLQLLPSLPEPSATKRENLIKWLEHRKIPFPAGATCPKLLLICQKNWPKPCYKVDNAIKEGGHEVVRLPPGHPELSAIEQVWGCMKCHVHSSLQRFTRADLQAKLQEARICTNPEAWTGVIHQSLRFEEEYWTLDNIHESVEPLIINIATDDEVEDEDLFLDSAGE from the exons ATGGGCCACAACACGGAGTGGGTTGATACCACGCAGGCTAACACCAGCGCCTCTTACAGCCGTCAAGTGCCACTCGGAGAAAGAGAGTGTTTTGTGGTAGTTACAGCTGGCATGGCCAATGGCTTCGTAGAAGGGTCATACCTTTGCTACCCAGCCAGGTCTAACGAGGGTGACTGCCACAGGGAAATGAATAGCGGGCTTTTCCACCAGTGGCTAACATTACAACTCCTGCCGTCCCTCCCTGAGCCATCA GCCACCAAAAGGGAGAACCTCATCAAATGGCTGGAGCATCGTAAGATACCTTTCCCAGCAGGAGCCACATGTCCAAAGCTACTTCTCATTTGCCAAAAAAATTGGCCGAAGCCCTGCTACAAAGTGGACAACGCCATCAAAGAAGGGGGCCATGAGGTCGTACGTCTTCCTCCTGGCCACCCCGAGCTCAGTGCCATTGAGCAGGTATGGGGGTGCATGAAGTGTCACGTCCACTCATCCCTCCAGCGATTCACCAGGGCGGACCTTCAGGCCAAGTTACAGGAGGCCAGGATTTGCACTAACCCGGAGGCGTGGACAGGAGTTATTCATCAGTCTCTGcgctttgaggaggagtactggacgTTGgataatatccatgagagcgtggaacctCTCATCATAAACATAGCCACTGATGATGAGGTTGAGGATGAAGACCTCTTCCTGGACAGCGCTGGAGAATAA